In Raphanus sativus cultivar WK10039 chromosome 5, ASM80110v3, whole genome shotgun sequence, the following proteins share a genomic window:
- the LOC108861715 gene encoding LOW QUALITY PROTEIN: putative lipid-transfer protein DIR1 (The sequence of the model RefSeq protein was modified relative to this genomic sequence to represent the inferred CDS: inserted 2 bases in 1 codon): MRLTFSNIFQNKKXYTEMKNSHAHIVILLMVLVESGLVEEATAHPCGRTFLSALIQLVPCRPSVAPFSTLSPNELCCAAIKRLGQPCLCALSKGPPISGVDRTLSLRLPGKCSANFPPCN; this comes from the exons ATGCGCCTCACcttttcaaacatttttcaaaacaaaaa ttatACTGAGATGAAAAACTCACACGCTCATATAGTGATACTGCTTATGGTTTTGGTCGAGTCGGGCTTGGTCGAGGAGGCTACGGCACACCCATGTGGTCGAACATTTTTGTCGGCTTTGATTCAACTAGTGCCGTGTAGACCATCGGTCGCGCCGTTTAGCACATTATCGCCGAACGAGCTATGTTGCGCTGCCATCAAGAGGCTTGGTCAACCTTGTCTATGTGCTCTTTCCAAGGGACCACCTATCTCTGGCGTTGACCGCACACTCTCTCTCCGGTTACCTGGAAAATGTTCTGCCAATTTTCCTCCGTGTAACTAA
- the LOC108861465 gene encoding calmodulin-like protein 3, translating to MDQAELSRIFQMFDRNGDGKITKQELSDSLENLGIYIPDKDLVQMIEKIDLNGDGYVDIEEFGGLYQSIMEDRDEEEDIREAFNVFDQNRDGFITVEELRSVLSSLGLKQGRTLEDCKRMISKVDVDGDGMVNFKEFKQMMKGGGFAALESSL from the coding sequence ATGGATCAAGCAGAGCTTTCCCGGATATTCCAAATGTTCGACAGGAACGGTGACGGAAAAATCACCAAGCAAGAGCTGAGTGATTCATTGGAGAATCTTGGAATCTACATTCCCGACAAAGACTTGGTGCAGATGATCGAGAAGATTGATCTCAACGGCGATGGGTACGTGGACATCGAAGAGTTTGGAGGGTTGTACCAGTCGATCATGGAGGATAGAGACGAGGAGGAAGACATCAGAGAGGCTTTCAACGTGTTTGATCAGAACCGGGACGGGTTCATCACGGTGGAAGAGCTGAGATCTGTGTTATCTTCCTTGGGGCTCAAGCAAGGAAGAACCCTAGAGGATTGTAAGAGGATGATAAGTAAAGTTGAcgttgatggagatgggatggTGAATTTCAAGGAGTTCAAGCAAATGATGAAAGGTGGTGGATTCGCTGCCTTAGAATCAAGCTtgtaa
- the LOC108859636 gene encoding protein FAR1-RELATED SEQUENCE 5 isoform X2 has product MIENTVTEEASSSVVEPFIGMDFESEEAAKSFYDSYATRTGFVMRVDAFRRSTRDDGTVVWRRLVCNKEGFRRSRPRRDESRKPRAITREGCKALIVVKKEKSGKWTVTKFVKEHNHPLLSLLTNNNGRRSSQISQTPNEKDAKIRELSTELSRERKRCATLQQQLDMVLNVMEEHSNHLSININNVIQNVREIESNTFTKLPS; this is encoded by the exons ATGATCGAGAATACAGTCACAGAAGAAGCTTCTTCATCAGTGGTGGAGCCTTTCATCGGTATGGATTTTGAATCAGAAGAAGCTGCGAAGTCTTTTTACGACAGTTACGCCACCCGCACCGGTTTTGTTATGAGAGTGGATGCTTTCAGACGGTCAACGCGAGATGATGGGACAGTAGTGTGGCGCAGGCTCGTGTGTAACAAAGAAGGGTTCCGCAGATCGAGACCTAGGAGAGACGAGAGCAGGAAGCCTAGGGCTATCACAAGAGAAGGTTGTAAGGCTTTGATCGTggtgaaaaaagaaaaatccgGTAAATGGACTGTCACCAAGTTTGTGAAGGAACATAACCATCCTCTCTTGTCTCTACTTACTAATAATAACGGTCGCCGGAGTTCACAGATCTCTCAAACACCG AACGAGAAAGACGCAAAGATTCGAGAACTTAGCACAGAGCTGAGCCGTGAAAGAAAGCGTTGTGCTACGTTGCAACAGCAGCTTGATATGGTCCTAAACGTGATGGAAGAACACTCTAATCATCTCTCCATTAATATCAATAACGTTATCCAAAATGTAAGAGAAATAGAGTCCAACACTTTCACCAAACTCCCCagctaa
- the LOC108861716 gene encoding uncharacterized protein LOC108861716: MVRRNAVHATSSLPSRLWWPQQRRKGKRAVVRLGNRRRGFLVGQPRMVVQRWRMNIGKPMKMMRNIILGMISNGGNVKFLDAYLWSLPILRPQLFPLC, encoded by the coding sequence ATGGTAAGAAGAAACGCAGTTCATGCCACTTCAAGTCTTCCGTCTAGGCTTTGGTGGCCGCAGCAACGGAGGAAAGGAAAAAGAGCCGTCGTGCGATTAGGAAACCGCCGACGAGGGTTCTTGGTGGGACAACCGCGGATGGTGGTGCAGAGATGGAGGATGAACATCGGAAAACCGATGAAAATGATGAGAAATATCATTTTGGGAATGATCTCAAATGGTGGAAATGTTAAGTTCTTAGATGCTTATCTTTGGTCTTTGCCGATTTTACGTCCTCAGTTATTTCCACTATGCTGA
- the LOC108859636 gene encoding protein FAR1-RELATED SEQUENCE 7 isoform X1: protein MEGNLLRGEHAVEMIENTVTEEASSSVVEPFIGMDFESEEAAKSFYDSYATRTGFVMRVDAFRRSTRDDGTVVWRRLVCNKEGFRRSRPRRDESRKPRAITREGCKALIVVKKEKSGKWTVTKFVKEHNHPLLSLLTNNNGRRSSQISQTPNEKDAKIRELSTELSRERKRCATLQQQLDMVLNVMEEHSNHLSININNVIQNVREIESNTFTKLPS, encoded by the exons A TGGAAGGGAACCTCTTACGTGGAGAACATGCAGTAGAGATGATCGAGAATACAGTCACAGAAGAAGCTTCTTCATCAGTGGTGGAGCCTTTCATCGGTATGGATTTTGAATCAGAAGAAGCTGCGAAGTCTTTTTACGACAGTTACGCCACCCGCACCGGTTTTGTTATGAGAGTGGATGCTTTCAGACGGTCAACGCGAGATGATGGGACAGTAGTGTGGCGCAGGCTCGTGTGTAACAAAGAAGGGTTCCGCAGATCGAGACCTAGGAGAGACGAGAGCAGGAAGCCTAGGGCTATCACAAGAGAAGGTTGTAAGGCTTTGATCGTggtgaaaaaagaaaaatccgGTAAATGGACTGTCACCAAGTTTGTGAAGGAACATAACCATCCTCTCTTGTCTCTACTTACTAATAATAACGGTCGCCGGAGTTCACAGATCTCTCAAACACCG AACGAGAAAGACGCAAAGATTCGAGAACTTAGCACAGAGCTGAGCCGTGAAAGAAAGCGTTGTGCTACGTTGCAACAGCAGCTTGATATGGTCCTAAACGTGATGGAAGAACACTCTAATCATCTCTCCATTAATATCAATAACGTTATCCAAAATGTAAGAGAAATAGAGTCCAACACTTTCACCAAACTCCCCagctaa
- the LOC108834126 gene encoding uncharacterized protein LOC108834126, with product MATNLLKLSSQIRRLSPITRSLTIRTSATSTTSSGSKKVSDRIVKLSAIDADGDKKEIIGLSGQTLLRALTHTGLIDPLSHMLEDIDACSAECEVQIAEEWLEKLPPRTYDEEYVLKRNSRSRVLNKHSRLGCQVVLTQELQGMVVAVPEAKPWDIP from the coding sequence ATGGCGACGAATCTCCTGAAACTCTCCTCTCAAATCCGCCGCCTCTCACCAATCACCAGATCCCTAACCATCCGCACCTCCGccacctccaccacctcctCGGGATCGAAGAAAGTCTCGGATCGAATCGTCAAGCTCTCGGCGATCGACGCCGACGGGGACAAGAAGGAAATCATCGGCCTCTCCGGCCAGACTCTCCTCCGCGCGCTCACGCACACCGGCCTGATCGATCCGCTGTCTCACATGCTGGAGGACATCGACGCCTGCTCGGCGGAGTGCGAGGTCCAGATCGCGGAGGAGTGGCTCGAGAAGCTCCCGCCACGCACGTACGACGAGGAGTACGTGCTGAAGCGTAACTCGAGGTCGCGTGTGCTTAACAAACACTCGCGTCTCGGGTGTCAGGTTGTGTTGACGCAGGAGCTACAAGGTATGGTCGTTGCTGTCCCTGAAGCTAAGCCTTGGGATATCCCGTAA
- the LOC108856675 gene encoding uncharacterized protein LOC108856675 yields MIRILQISILCSLLLAGISIPAVISSESETIYEILQRNGLPSGIFPKGVTEFAFDGDTGRFSVYLNQSCDAKYETELRYDTNITGTIGSANIGDLSGISAQELFLWFPVKGIRVDVPSSGLIYFDVGVVRKQYSLSLFETPRDCVAVRGGNEVESSVLSLHQVDQTLGRNVI; encoded by the exons ATGATTCGTATTCTCCAAATCTCGATCCTCTGCTCCCTTCTCCTCGCCGGGATCTCGATCCCCGCCGTGATCTCGTCCGAGAGCGAGACCATATACGAGATCCTCCAGCGGAACGGGCTGCCGTCGGGGATATTCCCGAAAGGCGTGACGGAATTCGCCTTCGACGGCGACACGGGACGGTTCTCCGTCTACTTGAACCAGTCCTGCGACGCCAAGTACGAGACGGAGCTCCGTTACGACACGAACATCACGGGGACGATAGGCTCTGCCAACATCGGAGATTTGTCGGGTATATCGGCTCAGGAGCTGTTCCTTTGGTTTCCGGTTAAAGGGATTCGGGTCGACGTGCCGAGCTCGGGGCTTATATACTTCGATGTCGGCGTTGTTCGCAAGCAGtactctttgtctttgttcgaGACGCCGAGGGATTGCGTTGCGGTTCGTGGTGGAAATGAG GTTGAATCTTCAGTGTTGTCATTGCATCAAGTAGATCAAACTCTTGGGAGAAACGTTATATAG